The Bdellovibrio sp. NC01 genome includes the window TTTTGGTATCTGTCTTCGCGAACCAAATTCAAAGCATCACGGATTTAGATCCCGATGCACAGAACGTGGCGAATCGTTACTTAGCGCCATTTACTCACGCCCAGGCAGGTCCTGATGTGCGCGAGACTGAAATTGAAAAGTACATCAACAACCATCCGGCTGAAGCTGAAAAATTGCAAACGGCTTTGCTTGAAAAAGGCATCGTGCAATCAGCAGCACCTGCGGATGCATTGTTTGATCTTGCGAACAAAGAAATGCCGGAAGCCCTTGCTGGCTTAAAGTCTTTGGATATTCCTGAAGCCAAAGAAATGGTGTCTTTGTTTAAAAGTTTCGACACGTTTCACTTTTTTGGTACAGACGAATTGGGTCGCGACGTGTTTATCCGCTTGGTTTACGGGACACGCGTTTCAATGGGCGTTGGTATCTTGGTTGCGATTGCCTCCGCCCTTATTGGTTTGTTGATTGGCTCTGTTGCCGGCTTCTATGGCGGCGTGATTGATGCGACGTTGATGCGTGTGACGGATGGCTTGTTGTCATTGCCGATGATTCCGGTATTGATCGTGATCGCGGCCGTCGACATGTCGAAGATCCCTGCATTAAAAGCTCTGGTTTCGACTTCGAATGAAAGTATCTTCAAGATGGTTATCATCTTGTGCTTGTTCTCGTGGATGACAGTTGCTTTGCTTGTTCGTGGTAGCATTCTTTCTTTGCGTGAACGTGAATTCGTATTGGCAGCTCGTACCCTGGGTGCGAAAGACAGCACAATCATCGTTCGTCACATGTTCCCGAACGTGATCGCCCCAATGTTGGTATCAATCACTTTGGGTGTTGGTGAATCGATCTTGTTTGAAGCCGCTTTATCATTCTTGGGTCTTGGTATCATGCCGCCGACTCCAAGCTGGGGTAACATGCTGAACAACGCGCAAGAGTTGATCTATCAAGCTCCGTTCTTGGCGATTCTTCCGGGCGTGATGATCTTGATCACAACAGTCAGCTTTAACTACTTGGGCGATGGTCTTCAAGACGCGATCGATCCGAAGTCGATGAGACGATAGCCGCTTTGCTGGTTCAATTTAAAAGCGACGAAAAAGGGAGGCTTCAAACCTCCCTTTTTTATTTTTATTGAAGCCTTTCCATGATTTCCACCCGCCTGACAATTGCCTGAACACCCCTGAAAAAAAGAAATGTTTCCCTCGGTGAGCTAGAAAATACGCGTTCCCCGCTCGGCACGATACTTGGAATAAGTCCGGCTGAGGTATTTTATGAAAACAGTACTTTCATTTATTGGAATGATTCTTTTCTCGGCGAATGCGTTTACGCAAACGTCCTACGAACTTACTTGCCGTGCGAAAGCGAAAGAGATCGCTGCAAACACGTATTCAACTTGCGTGACAGAATCTCGTAACGCCCAAGTTGAGCAAATCCGTTCAAGCTATCAAAAAGAGCTTACGGCTTTGAAGAGCAAATATGATCGCGAACTTAAAAAGATGAACGGTGGCCAAGCTTCTGCGAAGGCAACTGCGAAATCTGTGAACCACCCTTCCACACCTGTGAAAGGCATCGCGAAAACGCTTCCAACGAAGGCTCCACAAAGTGAGGCTGCCCCAGTTCAGGTTGTCTCAGAAGGAGCTAAAGTCGTGGCGATCAGCCCTGATAAAGGTACGGAATCTCTTGAAAAAGAGGCTTCTGACGCAGATCAGGTCGAAATTATTGACATGCCGACAGAATAATCGACGGGACTGTTGATTTTCCTCTCAGGACGGCTTAAAACGTGTAAACTGTTTAAGTCGTTGTCTTTTTACTGGGAGGAAACCCGTGGGTGAGTTTAGCCTAACACATCTTTTACTTCTTGCTTTGATCTTCTTGATCTTCTTCGGTCCTAGCCGCCTACCGCAATTGGGCCAATCGCTTGGTAAAGCTATCCGTGGCTTTAAACAAGGTTTGAACGAGATCGACGTTGATGCAAAAGATATCAAAGATACTCATCAACAAGTTTCTCACCAACAACAACAAGGTCAAAACGTTGGTCAAACTCAGAAACAATCTGAGCCACACAACTCATAATTGTTGTTCTAAATTTTGAAATTAAAAAAGCCTTCATAGCAACCCTATGAAGGCTTTTTCTTTTTGCGCTAACGCATGAGGCACTTATTAAACGAGCGTATCAGAGATTATGCTGAGGGCTCCATGCTGTAACAGATTTTTTGCGACGGCAGGATCGTTCACTGTCCAGAAGGCCACTGGGATTTTGCGGCGATTCCACTTTTCTAGTTCTGCGATGCTCACGTAGTTATAATCTAAGTGTAAGGCGTTTGCGCCGATGTAGGGTGCGAACAGCATGTGCTTTAGATAAAACCTGTTTGCTGGATCATCTTCTTTCGTTGCAAGCAGCGCACGCGGAACTTCGGGTAAAAGTTTTTTCAAGCGATTGATCGCTAACGGATTGAAGCTTGAAAACAGAATGCGCTTTTCAGCTTTGTGTTTACGAACAAGCTTAGCCACTTCCGTTTCAAGGGAACCATCAAACGCTTTATCCGTTTTTAATTCGATATTTAAATACGGGGGAATGTCGTTTGATTGCAGCAAAGCCTCAAGACTGACAACCTGAGAAGCCGTTGCGAGTTCCGCCGCTGTCAGTTCATTCACAAGTTTTTCGACATTTCCTAAGCGCTTCAAATCGTTATCGTGAAAAACGACGACGACATTATCTTTAGAAAGGCGCACATCCATTTCGATCATTTGCAGACCGCGTTTTTTTGCCGCCATAAACGACGCCAACGTATTTTCCTGTGCGCCTTCTTTCCAGTATCCGCGATGACCTTGATATTGTGGAGGACGCAAAGCCCCTTCCGGCCACGCTTGTGCTTTCCACGTAAAGTGGCGAATCACCAGAAACGAAACACTTAAAATAAGAATTAACAAGGCGATCATTTTTATTTTCTCATTTTACGTGCCGGAATGTTTTCAACCGTGAACTGTGGATTTTCACGATTACCTTCTAGCACAAACTTTTTCGTGTTCTTCCCGTCTTTGATGAGTGCCGAGCCCTTCAACTGACCGAATTCATCCCACGCACCATCTGCCGTCATACGACGATCTTTGCCCATTTTTGCTTGGAAGTTCTTCCACTGCAGATGCTGCAGATCTTTGAAATGGAATTGTCCTGTTAAATCTTGAATATCAAGCTGACCGTTTTGCCACCATTCAGGCTCTGTGACTTGATTCAAGATCGCGGCACCTGGTGACGTTTCATGAACGCCGACCGATTGAATTTTTGTATTCAACTGGATTTCGCCTTTTTGAAAGTCGAATTCACCGCGAGTTTTGCCGAAGTCCATGCCTTCGACACTCATTTTATCAACGAGCAACAAACCTTTCAGAGATTTTAAGTCGCCACCCATAATTCGTGCTTCCGCATTCACGCTTGTCAGGCCGACTTCCCCACCGTTGGTCATTAGCTTTTGTACTTGCGGAGCGAACACCATTTCGTCGATGCGCGCTTTAATATCAACATCTTTGAAATCACGATCGGCTTTTAAATTCACGCTGCCAATAAAGTTTCCACCACGTGGTTCAACGCGGTTTACTTGGAACGACCATTGATCACCGTCAAGGTTGATATCACCCAGCATGCGCTCGATTACTTGCAGTTCACGCTGACCTTTGTTGGAGAAGATAAATTCCAAGCCCGTATGCTCACCCGTCAGATGAATATAATTTTCCGAACGAATTTCTGCACGCCCCGAGAAACTTCCCAAATCGCCTAATATTTTGTGCTGATGATTTCTGCTTAAGAAATTAAGCAAGCGGTTAACCCGCATGTTCTTGACGTCAATATTGATGGGCTTATAGGTCAAGGGTTCAAGTTTTGTGAAAGTGATTTGCTCTGATGAAAGCTCACCCAACTCTCCTTCGACGCGGAAGTTTTTTACTTCCACCGGAGCTTCGCGGATTTTTCGAATGTCCGCTGTCATACGCCCCAATGCAGAGATCCATACCTGTTTGCCGTTTAGATCTTTTGAAACCAGATCGTATTTTTGCATCAACGACAGAACTTGGCTTAAAGGAATATGTTTTAGATCCGTTTCAACATTCAGCAAGTGATCATCAATCGTGTAATTGCCGATCATGCTGTAGTGACCTTCGCGCCAGTTTCCAAAGAAATGCGCTTGCACGTGTTTTTCTGGGGATTCTTTATACTCGATAAAAAGATTTGCGTGCGACAAATAATCGCCGACCAATTCATCACGCAGCAAATGAGTCTTCGCTTTCACTTCGATCACTTTAGGTTCGAAGGATTTTACTTTCACTGCGAAATCCATGAACTCTGTTGGATATTGCGGGTATTCGTTCAAAACGATTTTGAAGTTTTGAATTGAAAGCTCGCTGACGGCATTACGATATTTTTGTGCTTGTTCGTTGGGTGACAACGACACGGCCGGCGCTGGAGTTGCAGGTTGGCTTGAAGCATTTTCTGCATTGAACTCAGCCTGATTACAATCCTTCAAATTTCCACGCAAAGTTAATTGCACATTATCGGCTTCGACTTTTTTAACTAATGATGTACCAGTGATGACTCCCCAGAAGGAAACCGGCAGACGCAATTCATCGATTTCAAGAATGGGCGCCATCCAACATGCTTGTGTCGATTCCATTTGTGCTTTGGTGATGACCACTGAAAAACGCGGCAAAATGCCATCAGCAAGACTGACTTGCGCCGATTCAAAACTCACTTTGATGTCTTTGTGAATATGGCTTGCGGCTTTTTCAATTCGCGCAGCCACTCGTGCTGGCGATAGAACAGATTTAAGGGTGTACCCAAGAAAAAATGAGATGGCCAAACCGATCACAAGGATGCGAGTGCCAGGTTGCTCAGTAACTAGATGCTTATCAGAACGAAGTCGACGATCCATAACTTATTGTGCTTGTGAAAGCTATGGACCGACAATGTCTTTTAGGAAAAATTTATTTATATTCGAAAGCTAGGATTTCGAACTCTTTGTCGCCTTTCGGGCTTTGAACAGTGACAGTGTCACCGACTTTTTTGCCGATCATTGCGCGCGCCAAAGGAGATAGAACAGAAATCAGACCTTTTTTAACGTCTGCTTCGTCAACGCCCACGATTTGGTAAGCGATCT containing:
- a CDS encoding ABC transporter permease, with translation MSGTEMTMTDVALTQKLSDKDRAELEKAQPMWRMVLSQFMTHKPAVVSAVLILLLVLVSVFANQIQSITDLDPDAQNVANRYLAPFTHAQAGPDVRETEIEKYINNHPAEAEKLQTALLEKGIVQSAAPADALFDLANKEMPEALAGLKSLDIPEAKEMVSLFKSFDTFHFFGTDELGRDVFIRLVYGTRVSMGVGILVAIASALIGLLIGSVAGFYGGVIDATLMRVTDGLLSLPMIPVLIVIAAVDMSKIPALKALVSTSNESIFKMVIILCLFSWMTVALLVRGSILSLREREFVLAARTLGAKDSTIIVRHMFPNVIAPMLVSITLGVGESILFEAALSFLGLGIMPPTPSWGNMLNNAQELIYQAPFLAILPGVMILITTVSFNYLGDGLQDAIDPKSMRR
- the tatA gene encoding twin-arginine translocase TatA/TatE family subunit, translating into MGEFSLTHLLLLALIFLIFFGPSRLPQLGQSLGKAIRGFKQGLNEIDVDAKDIKDTHQQVSHQQQQGQNVGQTQKQSEPHNS
- a CDS encoding glycerophosphodiester phosphodiesterase, with amino-acid sequence MIALLILILSVSFLVIRHFTWKAQAWPEGALRPPQYQGHRGYWKEGAQENTLASFMAAKKRGLQMIEMDVRLSKDNVVVVFHDNDLKRLGNVEKLVNELTAAELATASQVVSLEALLQSNDIPPYLNIELKTDKAFDGSLETEVAKLVRKHKAEKRILFSSFNPLAINRLKKLLPEVPRALLATKEDDPANRFYLKHMLFAPYIGANALHLDYNYVSIAELEKWNRRKIPVAFWTVNDPAVAKNLLQHGALSIISDTLV